From Mytilus galloprovincialis chromosome 9, xbMytGall1.hap1.1, whole genome shotgun sequence, the proteins below share one genomic window:
- the LOC143046542 gene encoding glutamate receptor 2-like → MVGMIMRGEIDIAAAPFTITSIRESVIDFTVPIMEDGVGILTKKITEEPYKLFKTLKPFTLKVWGAIGMVIIVVGIFLYIVNRLSPYTVDGQDLVVDTAHEQKKLKENMWLIYGSFLEQAVDPRPSATSGRVMLGFWWVFTILMLASYTANLAAYLTVSITVQPINSLSELIAQDKIKPLVKTGTSLHTLFQTASSGVYTQVWEKMSTMPYVTSRATAVELARTGEYAFMTDISQLEFIQLQDCEAFALAAEVFNQAGLGFVMPENAPYKEAFNLNILKMHEAGMTERWKDKWWPKINTCSTVSRTGGANPLGMDSIAGVFLVYVSVVGVAIITFLLNLFWQTYIFKRYKTYLAPIKNQMWGRSMKYRETTDIKNKCHKQ, encoded by the exons ATGGTGGGCATGATCATGCGAGGA GAAATAGACATTGCAGCTGCCCCTTTTACTATCACCAGTATAAGGGAATCCGTCATTGATTTTACTGTACCAATAATGGAGGATGGTGTGGGAATCTTAACCAAGAAAATCACCGAGGAAccttataaattgtttaaaacacTAAAGCCTTTCACGCTTAAAGTTTGGGGTGCCATTGGAATGGTGATAATTGTTGTCGGCATCTTCTTGTATATTGTTAATCGACTCAGTCCTTACACTGTCGATGGTCAAGACCTTGTGGTGGACACAGCTCATGagcaaaagaaattaaaagaaaacatgtgGTTAATCTATGGATCCTTTCTCGAACAAG CTGTAGATCCACGTCCAAGTGCTACTTCTGGAAGAGTTATGTTAGGATTTTGGTGGGTTTTTACCATATTGATGTTAGCAAGCTATACAGCAAACCTTGCGGCCTACTTGACTGTCAGTATTACTGTGCAGCCGATTAACAGCTTGTCGGAACTCATTGCGCAAGACAAAATCAAACCTTTGGTGAAGACTGGAACTAGTCTTCATACGCTTTTTCAA ACAGCTTCATCTGGCGTATACacacaagtatgggagaaaatgTCTACGATGCCGTACGTTACAAGTCGTGCAACTGCTGTAGAACTGGCAAGGACTGGGGAATACGCTTTTATGACTGACATAAGTCAGTTAGAGTTCATTCAGTTACAAGACTGTGAAGCCTTTGCTTTAGCTGCGGAAGTTTTCAACCAAGCTGGATTGGGGTTTGTCATGCCAGAAAACGCACCGTACAAGGAAGCTTTCAATCTGAA cataCTGAAAATGCATGAGGCTGGAATGACAGAGCGCTGGAAAGATAAATGGTGGCCAAAGATAAATACTTGTTCTACAGTATCTCGCACTGGTGGAGCCAATCCTCTAGGGATGGATAGTATTGCTGGAGTGTTTTTAGTATATGTCAGTGTTGTTGGAGTGGCTATTATTACATTTCTTCTAAATCTGTTCTGGCAGACGTATATCTTTAAAAGATACAAAACTTACTTGGCGCCAATCAAGAATCAAATGTGGGGAAGGTCCATGAAATATAGAGAGACTACAGACATAAAGAACAAGTGCCATAAGCAGTAA